In the Pseudonocardia cypriaca genome, one interval contains:
- a CDS encoding siderophore-interacting protein translates to MTSAPRAAQLPDLLDAAKTGPGGVKVPYPIGIRELVVLRTAWLGPAMLRLTLGGPGIAGFQSHVPEEHVRLVFPDERGELRLPEQNGDVLRWPRPMPVSREYTVRRHDPTAGELDVDVAVHPGGVASDWAVAVEPGDRIHVAGPPGGFVVPSHYDRYLLAGDLTALPQIARYLEGLPPAATGWAFVEVRDRSEEIPLTAPSGVTVRWVHRGSVPAGTGDDLERAVRSVELPAGERTFVWVAAEAGVVKPLRRWVRDRGVPTGDFRIVGYWKRGVADFDDEE, encoded by the coding sequence ATGACGAGCGCTCCCCGCGCCGCGCAGCTCCCGGACCTGCTCGACGCGGCGAAGACGGGCCCCGGCGGCGTGAAGGTGCCCTACCCGATCGGGATCCGCGAGCTGGTGGTGCTGCGGACGGCGTGGCTCGGGCCCGCCATGCTCCGGCTCACGCTGGGCGGGCCGGGCATCGCGGGGTTCCAGAGCCACGTCCCGGAGGAGCACGTCCGGCTGGTCTTCCCCGACGAGCGGGGCGAGCTGCGGCTGCCGGAGCAGAACGGGGACGTGCTGCGCTGGCCGCGGCCGATGCCCGTCTCGCGGGAGTACACGGTGCGCCGGCACGATCCCACCGCGGGCGAGCTGGACGTCGACGTCGCCGTGCACCCCGGCGGCGTCGCGTCGGACTGGGCCGTTGCGGTCGAGCCGGGGGACCGGATCCACGTGGCGGGCCCGCCCGGCGGTTTCGTCGTGCCTAGCCACTACGACCGGTACCTCCTCGCCGGTGACCTCACCGCCCTGCCGCAGATCGCCCGCTACCTCGAGGGGCTGCCCCCGGCGGCCACCGGGTGGGCGTTCGTCGAGGTGCGCGATCGCTCGGAGGAGATCCCGCTGACCGCACCGAGCGGCGTCACCGTGCGCTGGGTCCATCGCGGGAGCGTGCCGGCAGGAACCGGCGACGACCTCGAACGGGCCGTCCGGTCGGTGGAGCTCCCCGCGGGGGAGCGGACCTTCGTGTGGGTCGCAGCCGAGGCGGGCGTGGTGAAGCCGCTGCGCCGATGGGTGCGCGACCGGGGCGTCCCGACGGGCGACTTCCGGATCGTGGGCTACTGGAAGCGCGGCGTCGCCGACTTCGACGACGAGGAGTAG
- a CDS encoding ABC transporter permease gives MTLPRWLAVVGVLVFGFMLLPVALVVWMSVFDSEFLTFPPSGYSLRWFGELTRERGLFGGLRLSFVLALSTAVLSTALGLLAAIGLSRARLRRSALLENGFLLPLLIPAIVSGVAVYIYLYQLSWMLQVRLVPTLGALLLAHTMITLPWTFRLVHAGLASLGTDVERASLDLGRGPWQTLWRVTLPLLRPSLVGAFIFAFIFSFAELEISLFLISPGRITLPVAMVQYAEFRVDPTLAAVSTVQILLVGTLLAVSNRFIRFGQVLSGGVKG, from the coding sequence ATGACCTTGCCCCGCTGGTTGGCCGTCGTCGGTGTGCTGGTGTTCGGCTTCATGCTGCTGCCTGTGGCGCTCGTCGTCTGGATGTCGGTGTTCGACAGCGAGTTCCTCACGTTCCCGCCGTCGGGCTACTCACTGCGCTGGTTCGGCGAGCTCACCCGGGAACGCGGGCTCTTCGGCGGGCTGCGGCTGTCGTTCGTGCTGGCCCTCTCGACCGCGGTGCTCTCGACGGCACTCGGCCTGCTGGCCGCGATCGGGCTCTCCCGCGCCCGGCTTCGCCGGAGCGCCCTGCTGGAGAACGGGTTCCTGCTGCCGCTGCTCATCCCGGCGATCGTCAGCGGCGTGGCGGTCTACATCTACCTGTACCAGCTGTCGTGGATGCTGCAGGTCCGGCTCGTGCCGACGCTCGGAGCCCTCCTGCTCGCGCACACCATGATCACGCTGCCGTGGACGTTCCGGCTCGTGCACGCCGGCCTGGCGAGCCTCGGCACGGACGTCGAGCGCGCCTCGCTCGACCTGGGCCGGGGCCCGTGGCAGACGCTGTGGCGGGTGACGCTGCCGTTGCTGCGACCGTCGCTCGTCGGGGCGTTCATCTTCGCGTTCATCTTCTCGTTCGCCGAGCTGGAGATCAGCTTGTTCCTCATCTCCCCCGGCCGGATCACGCTGCCGGTGGCGATGGTCCAGTACGCCGAGTTCCGCGTGGACCCGACGCTGGCCGCGGTGTCCACCGTGCAGATCCTGCTGGTGGGAACGCTGCTGGCGGTCTCCAACAGGTTCATCCGGTTCGGTCAGGTTCTCTCGGGTGGGGTCAAAGGATGA
- a CDS encoding ABC transporter ATP-binding protein: MSALTVDGVSKSFGATPVLDDIHVDVEAGELVSLLGPSGCGKTTTLNVVAGFLPADAGRVLLAGKDVTAVPPYRRDTAVVFQNYALFPHLRVRDNVAYGLRARKLPATEVTERVQEALTLMDIAGLADRYPGQLSGGQQQRVAVARAVAVRPRVLLMDEPLSNLDAKLRQEIRLELRALQQRLDQAVLFVTHDQEEALSISDRIAVLNGGRVEQVGSPAEVFERPRTVFVADFMGVENIFPGEVVDGSYRTADGLELPVPSAGPADHVGIRPSAVRLAPAGEPSIGRHPAKITGRVYLGDSVRYHLALEPAGIAVVAEQPRSAGTSWQPDDGVLASFAAEDLLPLRAL, translated from the coding sequence ATGAGTGCGCTCACGGTCGACGGGGTGAGCAAGTCGTTCGGCGCGACACCAGTGCTCGACGACATCCACGTCGACGTCGAGGCGGGCGAGCTGGTGAGCCTGCTCGGCCCCAGCGGGTGCGGGAAGACCACGACGCTGAACGTCGTCGCGGGCTTCCTCCCCGCCGACGCAGGCCGGGTGCTGCTCGCCGGCAAGGACGTCACGGCGGTGCCGCCCTACCGCCGCGACACGGCCGTCGTGTTCCAGAACTACGCGCTCTTCCCCCACCTGCGCGTGCGCGACAACGTCGCCTACGGCCTCCGCGCCCGCAAGCTGCCCGCCACCGAGGTGACCGAGCGGGTGCAGGAAGCCCTCACCCTGATGGACATCGCCGGCCTCGCCGACCGCTACCCCGGCCAGCTATCCGGCGGTCAGCAGCAGCGTGTGGCCGTCGCGCGTGCCGTCGCCGTCCGGCCGCGGGTGCTGCTCATGGACGAGCCGCTGTCCAACCTCGACGCCAAGCTCCGCCAGGAGATCCGCCTGGAGCTGCGCGCCCTGCAGCAGCGGCTGGACCAGGCCGTCCTGTTCGTCACCCACGACCAGGAGGAGGCCCTGTCGATCTCCGACCGGATCGCCGTGCTCAACGGTGGGCGGGTGGAGCAGGTCGGCAGCCCGGCCGAGGTGTTCGAGCGCCCGCGCACGGTGTTCGTCGCCGACTTCATGGGCGTGGAGAACATCTTCCCCGGTGAGGTCGTCGACGGCAGCTACCGCACCGCGGACGGCCTCGAACTGCCCGTGCCCAGCGCCGGACCGGCCGACCACGTCGGGATCCGCCCGTCGGCGGTGCGCCTGGCCCCGGCGGGTGAGCCGTCCATCGGCCGGCACCCGGCGAAGATCACCGGCCGCGTCTACCTCGGCGACAGCGTCCGCTACCACCTGGCGCTCGAACCCGCCGGCATCGCGGTGGTGGCCGAGCAGCCCCGCAGCGCAGGCACGTCCTGGCAGCCGGATGACGGGGTGCTGGCCTCGTTCGCTGCAGAGGACCTGCTCCCGCTGCGGGCGCTCTGA
- a CDS encoding LysE family translocator, whose amino-acid sequence MVVTQFVALGGVVLLAAMSPGPDFAIVTRNAMISGRRAGMACGLGIAVGVFAWAVVTALGIAGLLAASAVAFTAVKLVGAAYLVFLGVRALLAARRGDYDDAKHIPGTRAARALAAFRQGLVTNLLNPKVAVFFVALLPQFLPTSATAVDHLMLAVVAAGVTLTWFTVLAGLVSALRRLLTTNRVRRAIDAVMGTLLVGLGIRLAAG is encoded by the coding sequence ATGGTCGTCACCCAGTTCGTCGCGCTCGGCGGCGTCGTCCTGCTCGCCGCGATGTCGCCGGGACCCGACTTCGCGATCGTCACCCGCAACGCGATGATCTCGGGCCGGCGCGCCGGGATGGCGTGCGGCCTCGGGATCGCCGTCGGCGTGTTCGCGTGGGCGGTGGTCACGGCGCTCGGCATCGCAGGCCTGCTCGCCGCGTCCGCGGTGGCGTTCACCGCCGTCAAGCTGGTCGGCGCGGCCTACCTGGTGTTCCTCGGCGTCCGCGCGCTGCTCGCCGCCCGCCGCGGCGACTACGACGACGCCAAGCACATCCCGGGCACCAGGGCGGCCCGCGCGCTCGCCGCGTTCCGCCAGGGCCTGGTGACCAACCTGCTCAACCCGAAGGTCGCGGTCTTCTTCGTCGCGCTGCTCCCCCAGTTCCTGCCCACCTCTGCGACCGCCGTCGACCACCTGATGCTCGCCGTGGTCGCCGCGGGCGTGACGCTGACCTGGTTCACCGTGCTCGCAGGCTTGGTGAGCGCGCTGCGCAGGCTCCTCACCACGAACCGGGTCCGGCGAGCCATCGACGCGGTGATGGGCACGCTGCTGGTGGGCCTCGGCATCCGGCTCGCCGCCGGCTGA
- a CDS encoding ABC transporter permease, protein MTFDRRTGWLLVMPAAVLTVVFFVAPLVYFLRFSFERPSRTSFSEPAFTLENFARFFASPYHVGALTRTLLVAVAATALALLLALPVAYLITKASARTKALLIILTVFPLLVGNVVRSIGWVALLGYSGVVNTVLTAVGLLDAPVELLRTATTVTVAITSVVLPLMVLTLQASLESVDPNTERAALDLGARPARVFRQIVLPQIVPGIAAGTSLVFVLCINAYATPRLVGGTQVPMLAPVVYDTISADNNWPFGASMAALMLVVSLAVVLLYGRLLRRQFEGWRVAR, encoded by the coding sequence GTGACCTTCGATCGCCGCACCGGCTGGCTGCTGGTCATGCCCGCCGCCGTGCTCACGGTGGTCTTCTTCGTGGCCCCGCTGGTCTACTTCCTGCGGTTCAGCTTCGAGCGGCCCTCGCGCACGTCGTTCTCGGAGCCGGCGTTCACGCTGGAGAACTTCGCACGGTTCTTCGCCAGCCCGTACCACGTCGGAGCGCTCACCCGCACCCTGCTCGTCGCGGTGGCGGCCACCGCACTCGCGTTGCTACTCGCGCTCCCGGTGGCGTACCTGATCACGAAGGCGAGCGCCCGCACCAAGGCGCTGCTGATCATCCTCACGGTGTTCCCGCTGCTCGTCGGCAACGTGGTGCGCTCCATCGGGTGGGTCGCGCTGCTCGGCTACTCGGGCGTCGTCAACACCGTGCTCACCGCGGTCGGGCTCCTCGACGCGCCGGTCGAGCTGCTGCGCACCGCCACCACGGTCACCGTCGCGATCACGTCGGTCGTGCTGCCGCTGATGGTGCTCACGCTGCAGGCGTCCCTCGAGTCGGTCGACCCCAACACGGAGCGGGCCGCGCTCGACCTGGGGGCCCGGCCGGCGAGGGTGTTCCGCCAGATCGTGCTGCCGCAGATCGTGCCGGGGATCGCGGCGGGCACGTCGCTGGTGTTCGTGCTGTGCATCAACGCCTACGCCACCCCGCGGCTCGTGGGGGGCACGCAGGTGCCGATGCTCGCGCCCGTCGTCTACGACACGATCTCGGCGGACAACAACTGGCCGTTCGGCGCGAGCATGGCCGCGCTGATGCTCGTCGTGAGCCTCGCCGTCGTGCTGCTGTACGGCCGGTTGCTGCGCCGGCAGTTCGAAGGATGGCGGGTGGCCCGATGA
- a CDS encoding MerR family transcriptional regulator, with product MLEVKAAEIPEQGLTIAEAAHRTGVSVHTLRYYERAGLVVTTVDRNAAGRRRYRKLDLDWIKVCTKLRATGMPIRGIRRYAQLVSAGRGNEQERLALLEAHRAEVVAKIAELNENLELIDHKLDVYRGRLAAGDADLLWAPTA from the coding sequence GTGCTCGAAGTCAAAGCGGCAGAGATCCCCGAGCAGGGCCTGACCATCGCCGAGGCCGCCCACCGCACCGGCGTCAGCGTCCACACCCTGCGCTACTACGAGCGCGCCGGTCTGGTCGTCACCACCGTCGACCGCAACGCCGCCGGCAGGCGCCGCTACCGGAAGCTGGACCTCGACTGGATCAAGGTCTGCACCAAGCTGCGCGCCACCGGGATGCCCATCCGCGGCATCCGCCGCTACGCCCAGCTCGTCTCGGCCGGGCGCGGCAACGAGCAGGAACGGCTGGCGCTCCTGGAGGCCCACCGGGCCGAGGTCGTCGCGAAGATCGCCGAGCTGAACGAGAACCTCGAGCTCATCGACCACAAGCTCGACGTGTACCGGGGCCGGCTCGCCGCTGGCGATGCCGACCTGCTGTGGGCGCCGACCGCCTAA
- a CDS encoding IclR family transcriptional regulator has protein sequence MPRVRTGESVVARVVRVLEAFTPDDPALSVTEIARRSGLHVATASRLVAELSAHGLLARRDGAVRVGVRMWELAQRASPTLSLREAAMPFLEDLHAVIGHHVQLGVLDGDEVLFVERMSAPNAVVNYTRIAGRLSLHASSSGLVLLAHTRPEQQERALVAPMQRLTPNTPTDPRQVRELLAGIRRQGYALCPGFIHVDATGVAVPVRDGSGAVVAAIGAVVPNDGNAYVHVPALLAAARGIGRVLASH, from the coding sequence ATGCCGCGGGTGCGGACCGGTGAGTCGGTGGTGGCGCGCGTGGTGCGCGTCCTGGAGGCGTTCACCCCGGACGACCCGGCGCTGTCGGTCACCGAGATCGCCAGGCGCTCCGGGCTGCACGTCGCGACCGCATCCCGGCTGGTCGCCGAACTGAGCGCGCACGGCCTGCTGGCCCGCCGCGACGGGGCGGTGCGCGTCGGCGTCCGGATGTGGGAGCTGGCGCAGCGGGCATCGCCCACGCTGTCGCTGCGCGAGGCCGCGATGCCGTTCCTCGAGGACCTGCACGCGGTGATCGGCCACCACGTGCAGCTGGGTGTCCTCGACGGCGACGAGGTGCTGTTCGTCGAGCGGATGTCCGCCCCGAACGCGGTGGTCAACTACACGCGGATCGCGGGCCGGCTGTCGCTGCACGCGTCCTCGTCGGGGCTCGTGCTGCTCGCGCACACCCGGCCGGAGCAGCAGGAGCGCGCGCTGGTTGCTCCCATGCAGCGGCTCACCCCGAACACCCCGACCGATCCGAGGCAGGTGCGCGAGCTGCTCGCGGGCATCCGCCGGCAGGGATACGCGCTGTGCCCTGGCTTCATCCACGTCGACGCCACGGGGGTGGCCGTGCCGGTCCGGGACGGTTCCGGCGCGGTGGTGGCGGCGATCGGCGCCGTGGTGCCGAACGACGGCAACGCGTACGTGCACGTCCCGGCCCTGCTGGCGGCGGCGCGGGGGATCGGGCGCGTGCTCGCCTCTCATTGA
- a CDS encoding cytochrome P450, translating to MTTAPAPAPSGVPSTDADPFSHDVLEDPLPLHARLRDAGPVVYLTRYDVYAFARHEQVHAALTDWQGFESGAGVGLSNFRHEKPWRPPSLLLEADPPRHDAPRRVLSGILGARALRRLREQWAGAAEELVAQVLAGGTTELDAVPALAQAFPLRVFPDAVGLPPEGREHLLPYGDHAFNAFGPSNDLVAKGAPRVAELSAWVNARCARGELAPDGFGARIWEAADRGEITYEQAPLVVRSLLTAGVDTTVHGLGAVLYAFATHPEQWARLRAEPRLARVAFDEAVRWESPVQTFFRTATTEVALPGGVVVPAGCKILMFLAAANRDPRRWADPDAFDLSRDPSGHVGFGMGIHQCVGQHVARLEAEALLTALARRVETIELAGPTRRHHNNTLRAWESLPVRLAR from the coding sequence GTGACCACAGCGCCCGCCCCGGCCCCGTCCGGCGTGCCGAGCACCGACGCCGACCCGTTCTCCCACGACGTCCTCGAGGACCCGCTCCCGCTGCACGCCCGGCTGCGCGACGCCGGGCCGGTCGTGTACCTGACCAGGTACGACGTGTACGCGTTCGCACGCCACGAGCAGGTGCACGCCGCACTGACCGACTGGCAGGGCTTCGAGTCCGGCGCCGGGGTCGGCCTGTCGAACTTCCGCCACGAGAAGCCGTGGCGCCCGCCGAGCCTGCTGCTCGAGGCCGACCCGCCGCGCCACGACGCGCCGCGGCGGGTGCTCTCCGGGATCCTCGGCGCCCGTGCCCTGCGGAGGCTGCGCGAGCAGTGGGCCGGTGCGGCGGAGGAGCTGGTGGCACAGGTCCTCGCAGGCGGGACCACCGAGCTGGACGCCGTCCCGGCGCTCGCCCAGGCGTTCCCGCTGCGCGTGTTCCCGGACGCGGTCGGCCTGCCACCAGAAGGCCGGGAACACCTGCTGCCCTACGGCGACCACGCGTTCAACGCCTTCGGCCCGAGCAACGACCTCGTCGCGAAGGGTGCGCCGCGGGTCGCGGAGCTGTCGGCCTGGGTGAACGCCCGCTGTGCCCGCGGGGAGCTGGCCCCCGACGGGTTCGGCGCCCGGATCTGGGAGGCCGCCGACCGCGGCGAGATCACCTACGAGCAGGCGCCCCTCGTCGTCCGCTCACTCCTCACCGCGGGCGTCGACACCACGGTCCACGGCCTGGGCGCCGTGCTCTACGCGTTCGCCACGCACCCCGAGCAGTGGGCGCGGCTGCGCGCGGAGCCCCGGCTCGCACGGGTGGCGTTCGACGAGGCCGTGCGGTGGGAGTCGCCGGTGCAGACGTTCTTCCGGACGGCGACCACCGAGGTGGCCCTCCCGGGCGGCGTCGTCGTCCCGGCCGGCTGCAAGATCCTCATGTTCCTCGCGGCCGCGAACCGCGATCCCCGGCGCTGGGCCGACCCGGACGCGTTCGACCTGTCCCGCGACCCGTCGGGCCACGTCGGGTTCGGCATGGGCATCCACCAGTGCGTCGGCCAGCACGTCGCCCGCCTCGAGGCCGAGGCCCTGCTCACGGCGCTCGCCCGGCGGGTGGAGACGATCGAGCTCGCCGGGCCGACCCGGCGCCACCACAACAACACCCTGCGCGCCTGGGAGTCGCTGCCCGTGCGGCTGGCTCGTTAG
- a CDS encoding S10 family peptidase: protein MAEEAPQDEKPAPPTDDLVTTSHTLGELAYTATAGRIVVKHEKHTDGTFDGHEPHAEVFVVAYTLDGAEPGTRPVTIAFNGGPGSSSVWLHMGLFGPRRVVMGDAGALTPPPWGLTDNEESLLAHSDLLFIDPVSTGYSRAVEGGRPSEFHGFTGDVQTVGEVIRLWITRNERWLLPKFLAGESYGTLRAAALAEHLQDRYGMYVNGLMLISSVLDMGTIRFTEGNDRPYPLFLPTYAAIAHHHGLHPDRTLAEVLADAADFAARDYPWALAQGNRLPAADLDRVAARLAALSGLDEGYVRRVRLRIEHQRFFRELLRDSGRTVGRIDGRFTGWEADDGGEVPGYDPSIAAITGPYTAAVNSHVRTTLGYANDLPYEILTGRVQPWSYKEFEGRAVSVVGKLSAAMRANPHLRVHVACGYHDGATPYFAAEQVLAALPIPDELRDRIEVRYYEAGHMMYVHEPSRLQQSADLAAFVTAAP, encoded by the coding sequence GTGGCCGAAGAAGCTCCCCAGGACGAGAAGCCCGCACCGCCGACCGACGACCTGGTCACCACGTCGCACACGCTGGGTGAGCTCGCCTACACCGCAACGGCCGGCCGGATCGTCGTCAAGCACGAGAAGCACACCGACGGCACGTTCGACGGCCACGAGCCCCACGCCGAGGTGTTCGTCGTGGCCTACACCCTCGACGGGGCCGAGCCGGGCACCCGTCCGGTCACCATCGCTTTCAACGGCGGGCCCGGCTCGTCCAGCGTCTGGCTGCACATGGGGCTGTTCGGTCCGCGGCGGGTCGTCATGGGCGATGCCGGGGCGCTCACACCACCGCCGTGGGGGCTCACCGACAACGAGGAGTCCCTGCTCGCCCACTCCGACCTCCTGTTCATCGACCCGGTCAGCACCGGCTACTCGCGCGCCGTCGAGGGCGGCAGGCCGTCCGAGTTCCACGGCTTCACGGGCGACGTCCAGACGGTCGGCGAGGTGATCCGGCTGTGGATCACGCGCAACGAGCGCTGGCTGTTGCCGAAGTTCCTCGCAGGCGAGTCGTACGGCACGCTGCGCGCCGCGGCGCTCGCCGAGCACCTGCAGGACCGGTACGGCATGTACGTCAACGGCCTGATGCTGATCTCGAGCGTGCTCGACATGGGCACGATCCGGTTCACCGAGGGCAACGACCGGCCCTACCCGCTCTTCCTGCCGACGTACGCCGCGATCGCCCACCACCACGGCCTGCACCCGGACCGGACGCTCGCCGAGGTGCTCGCCGACGCCGCCGACTTCGCGGCGCGCGACTACCCGTGGGCCCTCGCCCAGGGCAACCGGCTTCCCGCCGCCGACCTCGACCGCGTCGCGGCCCGGCTCGCGGCGCTGTCCGGGCTCGACGAGGGCTACGTCCGCCGGGTGCGCCTGCGGATCGAGCACCAGCGGTTCTTCCGAGAGCTGCTGCGCGACTCGGGCCGCACGGTCGGGCGGATCGACGGCCGGTTCACCGGCTGGGAGGCCGACGACGGCGGCGAGGTGCCCGGCTACGACCCGTCGATCGCGGCGATCACCGGCCCGTACACGGCCGCGGTCAACTCCCACGTCCGCACGACGCTCGGCTACGCCAACGACCTGCCCTACGAGATCCTTACCGGCCGGGTGCAGCCGTGGTCGTACAAGGAGTTCGAGGGCAGGGCCGTCTCGGTGGTCGGCAAGCTGTCGGCGGCGATGCGCGCCAACCCGCACCTGCGCGTGCACGTGGCCTGCGGGTACCACGACGGCGCCACGCCCTACTTCGCGGCGGAGCAGGTGCTCGCGGCGCTCCCGATCCCCGACGAGCTGCGCGACCGGATCGAGGTCCGCTACTACGAGGCCGGGCACATGATGTACGTGCACGAGCCGAGCCGGCTGCAGCAGTCGGCCGACCTCGCGGCCTTCGTCACCGCCGCGCCGTGA
- a CDS encoding PDR/VanB family oxidoreductase, with protein sequence MDDVVSLQVVAKTAEADGVVSLTLARPDGRRLPDWTPGAHVDLVLPTGITRQYSLCGDRWDAHTYRVAVLREPDGRGGSAFVHEVLAPGDVVGVGGPRNNFPLVPSASYLFVAGGIGITPLLPMIHQADLLGADWRLLYGGRSRRSMAFLDELSAHGDRVQAVPQDEHGLLDLAGFLGEPRPGVRVYCCGPAPLLAAIERACAGWPPHTLHLERFVAPERGAPARPGPFTVELARSGVVVDVRPGVSVLDAVRAVGVDVLSSCRQGTCGTCETTVLAGRPDHRDSILADHERAAGDCMFPCVSRSCDDRLVLDL encoded by the coding sequence ATGGACGACGTCGTCTCGCTGCAGGTGGTGGCCAAGACCGCCGAGGCGGACGGCGTCGTGTCGCTGACGCTGGCGCGCCCGGACGGCCGCAGGCTCCCGGACTGGACCCCGGGTGCGCACGTCGATCTCGTGCTCCCCACCGGGATCACCCGGCAGTACTCGCTCTGCGGGGACCGGTGGGACGCCCACACCTACCGCGTCGCCGTGCTGCGCGAGCCGGACGGCCGGGGCGGCTCCGCGTTCGTGCACGAGGTGCTCGCACCCGGCGACGTCGTGGGGGTCGGGGGTCCCCGCAACAACTTCCCGCTGGTCCCGTCCGCGTCCTACCTGTTCGTGGCGGGCGGGATCGGCATCACGCCGCTCCTGCCGATGATCCACCAGGCAGACCTCCTGGGAGCCGACTGGCGGCTGCTCTACGGCGGCCGGAGCCGGCGGTCGATGGCGTTCCTCGACGAGCTGTCGGCACACGGGGACCGCGTGCAGGCCGTCCCGCAGGACGAGCACGGGTTGCTCGACCTCGCAGGCTTCCTCGGCGAGCCGCGACCGGGCGTCAGGGTGTACTGCTGCGGGCCGGCACCGCTGCTCGCCGCGATCGAGCGGGCCTGCGCCGGGTGGCCCCCGCACACGCTGCACCTGGAGCGGTTCGTCGCGCCGGAGCGAGGTGCCCCCGCCCGCCCCGGCCCGTTCACCGTGGAGCTGGCCCGCAGCGGCGTGGTCGTCGACGTGCGTCCGGGCGTCTCCGTGCTGGACGCGGTGCGGGCCGTCGGCGTCGACGTGCTGTCGTCCTGCCGCCAGGGGACCTGCGGCACCTGCGAGACGACGGTGCTCGCCGGCCGTCCCGACCACCGCGACTCGATCCTCGCCGACCACGAGCGCGCCGCCGGGGACTGCATGTTCCCGTGCGTGTCCCGTTCCTGCGACGACCGGCTCGTCCTCGATCTGTAG
- a CDS encoding ABC transporter substrate-binding protein — protein MAQLPRRQFLKLSGAAGATLGLAACGGAPPPNPGAGGGGGAGEAVVGTWGGDYQKFQQDFVEPVLARTDGAPTVVYDVADQVARMTKMRTEGQTGGPGTIDVTALSDQQAQEMANASLLARIDPARLSNYANIREDFRNDLWVPHIYSAGVIIYNTEHVNPAPTSYDVFWDPAYAGRIGIMSIQWATEYFMAAALEAGGDPGNDWDAGWQRMLERKGTVRVYESQEQLGQALMSGEVWLAYNWKARAYQWRQAGAPLASVVPREGTFPVVFTVGVPVNAPNPDGAYAYIDAMLDPEAQLQFGQNMGYWPTVTDVNPSPELTSEIGFTPEEEQNIHQVDLSYLAQNNERWRQQYVEQLINQ, from the coding sequence GTGGCACAGCTCCCCCGCCGGCAGTTCCTCAAGCTCTCTGGCGCGGCGGGAGCCACGCTCGGCCTCGCCGCCTGCGGCGGGGCGCCGCCACCCAACCCGGGGGCCGGGGGCGGTGGAGGTGCCGGTGAGGCCGTCGTCGGCACGTGGGGCGGCGACTACCAGAAGTTCCAGCAGGACTTCGTCGAGCCGGTGCTGGCCAGGACCGACGGAGCACCCACCGTCGTCTACGACGTCGCCGACCAGGTCGCGCGCATGACGAAGATGCGTACGGAGGGCCAGACCGGCGGGCCGGGCACCATCGACGTCACCGCACTCTCCGACCAGCAGGCACAGGAGATGGCGAACGCGTCGCTGCTCGCCAGGATCGACCCCGCGCGACTGTCCAACTACGCCAACATCCGCGAGGACTTCCGCAACGACCTGTGGGTACCGCACATCTACAGCGCCGGCGTGATCATCTACAACACCGAGCACGTGAACCCCGCACCCACCAGCTACGACGTGTTCTGGGACCCGGCCTACGCGGGCCGCATCGGGATCATGTCGATCCAGTGGGCCACCGAGTACTTCATGGCCGCCGCGCTCGAAGCGGGCGGCGACCCGGGCAACGACTGGGACGCGGGTTGGCAGCGGATGCTGGAGCGCAAGGGCACCGTGCGGGTCTACGAGTCCCAGGAGCAGCTCGGCCAGGCGCTGATGTCCGGCGAGGTGTGGCTGGCGTACAACTGGAAGGCGCGCGCCTACCAGTGGCGGCAGGCCGGGGCGCCGCTGGCGTCGGTCGTGCCGCGTGAGGGCACGTTCCCGGTCGTCTTCACCGTCGGCGTCCCGGTCAACGCCCCCAACCCGGACGGGGCATACGCCTACATCGACGCGATGCTCGACCCCGAGGCGCAGCTGCAGTTCGGGCAGAACATGGGGTACTGGCCGACCGTCACCGACGTCAACCCGTCGCCAGAGCTGACCAGCGAGATCGGGTTCACGCCGGAGGAGGAGCAGAACATCCACCAGGTCGACCTGTCCTACCTCGCGCAGAACAACGAACGCTGGCGCCAGCAGTACGTCGAGCAGCTCATCAACCAGTGA